ATGACATGACAATTACCAGGAAGAGCGATTAGGTGGGACAATCAACCTGGCAGTAATGCTTGAATTAGCGGTAACGCAGACCAGAAGTCAGAAGTCCTATCTGCTAATTTGCTGCAGAGCTGAGGCTGAGAAACATCACAGGTTAAATTGTAAGTGGATAGATCAGAATAGCAGCGAACAAAAAACAGACATCAGAATAGCAGAGGATGCTTATTGAGTTTAATATCGCTATTGCTGTAATCAACCTGTGACGCACAAGCATAAAGAACATGCAAAATCCCTTCCTCCACTGCTCCTATATCCAAGATGCTAAGATAGCTTGAGCCCAGTGATCATCAGGCAACTGGAANNNNNNNNNNNNNNNNNNNNNNNNNNNNNNNNNNNNNNNNNNNNNNNNNNNNNNNNNNNNNNNNNNNNNNNNNNNNNNNNNNNNNNNNNNNNNNNNNNNNCTCTTCTCCAAACAAGTTCGAGTAATCAACTAAAGGAGCCGGATTAGTTATTTCTGATTTTACTGCTTCATCTCCATATGTCACTTCACCAGGAGGTGTTGATCCTTCATGTGCCACAGGCTCTATAAGCTTATGCAGAACTCTAGCAGCCTGAGATCAAAAGCATGAAAGTGTCCAATCATGCAGTaaaattaaaaccttgctaaaTGAccatcaaaaggaaaaagtgaGGAGACCCATTAATTACCATTCTGCAAACAATTCCTAAATCAGAATCTTTATATGCCTTCCTCAACAGCACAAAAATTGCATCTGCACGGAATACTATAGAACTGGATGTTGACAGAACGAAAGGTGAAGTGCCGCGTGATCTTCGTGGCTGCATACAATAGAAGGAGCAAGCTATAAATCATCTAAGACCATAAATAATGAAAAGTTCATGTAATATCAAtcccctaaaccctaaaccctaaacattGGAATAAAGGTATGCATGTGAAGTCAaaggcaaaaagaaaagaagacaatgatgaaggaaaaaaaaaaaaaaagagcacaAAAGAGACCTCAAAGTTAGAAGACACGGTTAAGGCTGATGACAGCTGACTATGTTTAGAAACTTCAGAGTCTGAGATATTGCCTGAAGACTTTGCAGCTGTCCTGCAGTATCAATACAAGACAACATTATAGTAAGTACATTGGCATAGCTAAGTGACCTAAATGTGTAATAGAGTGCAAAAAGATGAGAGATCTACATAAGCAATGATAACTGAAATGCCAAAAATTATAGAACAAAGTCAAATTTTGCGGCTAACAGCAAACTTAACAAAATGTTTCAAATGTGTCATTCCCAAAAGTGATCGTTGTCCATATAGACACCTGATGTGCAAAATGTTTAATGCAGCTTTTAGATGACTTAATTAGTAAGGACTTCGATTCTTGAACCATTGGAAATCAATTATTTGATGGGAACATGCTTTACTAAACATTGGAACaggaaaaaggagaaaagtgCTTCATTATTGCACCTTAACACTGGCCTGTAATTCTTGGGCCTGAAAGAAATACATGAATTTCCAATGATTTTAGCTCATTTTTAGAGTTAAGTACAGGATAAGGTTTATGACCTCTACATGAACTAACGGACCAAGCAGAAGGCAGCCCCGAATCTCATAAAGCTAGATTGGCATTTAACCTGCCAAAGACCCCCATTCGGGTAATGCTAGAGTAGCATTTAGCCTGCCGAACTAATATATGTACAACATATTCGAAAAGATGCCAATATGCGCTTTTTCAAGAAACTCTTTCAAATCAGTGTCAGACCTTCAAAGCCAAGACAATCCTTCAATTCACCTTATCAACCAAAACTAACCAAACAAAGCGCTTGAACTACTAGTActagattttattttagtacAATAACAGCACCCaacaaaatttctttgattacCAGTCAAACCTCCAAACAACAATCTTCTAATTACATCAACTGATATCCTTACCCTAAAGGGTCTAAACTTCCTACACTTCTTTCCCATATAATCCCTGCATACTTGacccccaaaaataaaaatatcccTGCACATCTGCCTAAAATAACCTTTTCACAGAATGCCACTTAAAACCCTACTTCCTACAACCAACCCTCAAACGTGTCATCAATTATTTTTCCCTTAAGAACCTTTTAACACCTGCTGCAACTCGATTTTGCATCAAGGTGAAAGAGGAAATCAAGGTAGATGTATATATTCCATAAAACATGATAAAGGAGCAGTAACAGATAATACAATCaggaaagagagaaacagGATTAAAAggtttgaaactgaaaaaaatttgttcttcaaatcTATTCTCATTCCAAGAGTCAAACATGCACCTCTTATAAGCTCAAAATAGAATAAAACCAAGGTACTCCTGAATATTTCTATAGTTATCGTTAAATTACGAAAAGAGAATACTCTAGATAGCAAGCATATAAGAAAATCTTTACCATAGAATACTCTAAATAATGACTTTGTGCTCACAAAAATTAAGCAATTGAGTTGCAAAGGCATGAAGATAAAGTACATACATCATCTGTAACAACATGCAAGCAAAGACCATTGCAAGCTGGATTTGAGAGATAGCATGCATGAAAGACATTAAGCAGGTACATACCTTTCATTCCCAAGATTAAGTATGGGATAAAAAGGACCGGCAAGCATAGCAAGAAAACGTAAATTAGGTTCAGCAGCATCCAAGAAGCTATTAAGGTCTGCCTGCACCGTTTGCAAGAAAGGAGTGCATAGAAAATGCCATCAGTGTAatagaaaatagaagaaaatcaGATAAGGGTAAcagacaaagaaaaataggGGACTTAtgcagaaagaaaagaaattacatACAAATCTGAGACAAATGAATATACCTCAAGTTGGGGAAGGAACACAAGCAACCGACTTGTCATGTCTTTAAGCAACTACAAACTAGTAGGCATCAGAAGGCAGAGagatataaaaatacaaaaacagggTACACAGTAAACATTATAGATAGCACAATTGGATCCACCTGAAGATGCAAATCATGGGCATCTTGTTTGTGAGATATAATGGATGGCAACAAGTGGTTAACAACTGGTTGAAACTCTGGTTCCAGGCCAGTCACTGAAACCCCGATAAGCTGAAACGGTAGAAATATAAGAAACCTTAGTGCCAATAAATCTGAGATCAGATGTGATTCATTAATCACATGATGGGATCGTTATTAGGCATGACATAATTGAAgagaaataatatatttatatatctatatacatgtatatatattcaaaactGCAGAAAAGTTAGGAGTTTCAAACGATTGGGAATGGACTTGTTATTTCATTGGAGAGGTAGCTATAACAAAAGGACAAATGGTGTGGCATGGGGggcaaaaattcaaaacttgaTAAATGAAATTTATCGCAAGCAAGCACATATGGatttattcatatttcatatgCTAAGGCGGATCAAATCAATAATGTCACAGATATAATTCCCATATCATACCTGTATGAAGAAAATAGCTATGGGATTTCCCCTCAAACAAGATATTCGCACATAGCGACAGGGAGTATAGTTCATGGGATAGATCATGTCGCGTCGCGGTGCTTCACAACGTGGGCGAACTTTTACAAATGTCTCTGGCTGTTCAAAAAacgaaataaagtaaaaaCCCCAGAGCAAACAACTTGGTAGAAAATTCATCTAAAACATGCAGAACTGAAGCTTGAAGCTATATCAGCAGTTCACATTACCCTTAAATCATATACAATCAACTATGTTAAGATACCACAGATGCTAAAGTGGATTCAAAGCAAACAACTTTCATGAGTCGAGTTAgacaaagaaatgaaatttcccatactaaaaacaaaaaaacaaacaaacaaaaaagcaatTGACTAACCTTGTAGCGTAAGCCAACTGAAATTTCCCATTCGAGCACAGACTTGTTGTAAATTCTTATGTGCGATAACAAGCAAGGTTCCTACCAAACCCAGAAGACAAACTTTAAACTAAATCAAAATTAAGTGAATCATAAAATAGGCTGGATTAGAGTTAGGATTAGAGTAGAAAGGGAGGTAGGGAGAGGAGGTACGTTGAGCTCGAGAAGAATCCACTCCTTGGTGTTGGTAGCGGTGGACCAGTGGGAGCGGAGGTCGGCGTCCAGCACGTGACCCGCCTTCTGGGACGAAGACTCACGTGACATTGCCTTCAATTTGTATTCCAGAGGTTTCACCCTCGCCTCAAACTCTATATCCATcttccctctttctctttcactGTGTTTCTAGTTTTGAAGAACTGACGGGGGGCTACTGAGTCTGAAGCTATAGAGAAGAAGAGTGTTCTCTTTGTTTAAAATCATGTTTGGGAAGCTCCTGCGGATGGTCGTCGTCGTCCGCGCCCTCTCCTCGTGGAGGAGAAATGAGTCGGTGTTGCTATTTTTCtgtcttgttttcttttcttttaatatttttgtattagGAAGAGAAGGGGCTTCTTCAATTCAGATTTCAATGATTCTGAAGGAAAGTTCAGCTGTATTCAGATGAGTTGGATTCTAAACCTTCCAATCAGAATTTTTAAGTAATCTAAAACATTCAGGGGCGTATTGAATTAGCattcaataatattttaatgtcCATATAAATGTAGATGTATTTAGTGTTAGTTTGACATTGTTTATTTGGGGTAATAAACTATCACAATTTGCATTCAATCACAAGTGTTATGATCtttataattcaaatattatcaCATTCAGTGACATTATAGCCACCCAGTACACACGAATTATATGCTAGCAAGACCCAACTAATTACACTAATCAATTTTTACAACAAATTGCAGattcaagaaacaaaaactaagAACCTGTACAACaattttacaacaaaattacTCTAAAAATTGGGTATGTACCTCAATCTTCAACCTCTCTGTCAGATAGGCTTTTGGAGAGGAATAGACAAGTGAACCTCTCCATTCTTCAACCCACCCAATCGCCGAGGACTGTaaatttcattcttttttagaaaactCTTAACTCTCACCAACAACAGTGGAGGCTGTGGAGACGCGAGGAAGAATTGAGAACGACGTGAGGCCACTTGCCAGGGACGTTagggttttttaatttgatttttaatttttaatgtttttatttttttaagtattattgaaaaaagaaaaagaaaaaatagaatacaCATGGCAACattcattaattgacatggAAAGACACATCAGCTGCTACATAAGGTGGTCAGCTAAGGTGGCCAATATTGTGTGTCTAAATAGCATTACTCGCCTTCAATTAGGAGATGGCCAGGCCGTATTATAAGTTTGGTTTTATTATAAGCGTGCATATATCTCCAAAAAAGTTAACTACATATAAGGTGCAAACTCTAGtacaataaatataataagttAACTATAATAAAACGGGTATCTACTGATATTTGATCTTTATGCCCAATTATTGAATACAATTAtcgttaattttttttaaaaaaaaaggtaactACGGGTATTTGATCTTTATGCCCAattattgttaatttttttttaaaaagggtaactaGAGGAATCCTTCTAGGAGTAAGGAATCAATCATATTAAACATATCGCAACAATATAAATTGTGTCTATATAAGCAAATAAAATCCCAGGAGAGACTGCTAAAACATATTCAGTGTGATAAAAAACTTGTAAGCctatacttttcttttgtgctTATTATTTGTAGCTTAGCTTTGGTGCTACATATATTAGTTTTTGAGGTTGATGGGAAATACTGGCTCTCCTCGCGTTCCCAACAAGCCCCCGCCAAGGTTTTCGGGTTATCACAGTGCACCAAATTTCGAAATATGCCATGTTTGCAATCGAAATATTGAAAGATGGGCATGCAACCCAAATTTTAACTCCATTCTACctaaatatatttcttcaattCTTTCATACTctattctgattttttttctttttctttttcccataGGATAATTTGAGGCAATTGATATTCTGGGGTTTTAAATTCTGCAAGATGCATGAAGTTGATGGGACTCCGAGGTGCAGTGGTTGTTACAGATTCCAGGTTGGTATTCGGAATGGCAATGGAGAGCAGCTGGGTTCACCATCTCCATGTTGCCTCTAGCCAGGCAGAGTCATAATATATTGTTCGGTTAGCCTTTTGCTTACTAACAAGGGTGTCTAATTTCCAAATAAtttgctttttaaattttatgattctatattatattatgatTCTATTCATGTTTtaggtattttatttttttattttatttttttgtaatgaAGCTAATGATTAAAATTTTTGTTCGGACAGACAGAAGGACAAATGGAATATGTGAACCTTGGAGATGGCCGCAAACTTTGCTTGAATTGCTATTCTATTGCTATCTTGGATCCAAGTAAATGCAACCGTCTTATTGAAAAGATGCGTGAATTTTATAAAGAGTTAAATCTCGAAGTGGATAAGGACATTCCTATTCTATTGGTCGACAAAGACTTCATGGACAAAAGGCAAGTAATTAACATTACtaataaaatcatatttgTTTCGAATAGTGTTGTAAGTAGATTCTTCCTAATATTaatggcatgtttactaatcctTAATTGGATTagaaggaattgaattgaggaggaattgaattaatgaggagttggattgaggagaattagattccaGATTCCtaatgaagttgtttactaaaccatatggattgAGGGAAGTTAGATTCcgaattcctattgaagttgtttactaaaccatatggtATTGGGGTATGAGTGGtattaattactaaaatgtcctcatttttgggttaaagtagatgacatatttggaattttgaaatttgtgtgaggatataatgggtaaaaaagatgaattcttAATGGGTGAATCCTCTAGGAATTAAAATAACACCTCCTATTCcggaattgaattcctccaaaatcaggaattcaattcctaattttgtgtgggccccgcttacttttcaattccttgatGTGAAGTAAACGAAGGAATTCTCCATAGGCtgaattcaattcctgatgagaattccaatttctgattagtaaacacaccataaaAGACATCTCATTTTTGATGACTCTCAGTCTcgtttataaaaataaaatgcagtACATTATGCTAATACACTGAAGGATTTAtttcgtttttattttttattgataaatTCTTAATGGTATTTCTTTTGAATATATGCAGGGGTGCGATTTGATTGACCACATTCGGTCACAGAAAAGTCTGGACGGTAAGAGACATATTAAGGCCTAAAATAGTCTATGttgttttgaaaaatcttattaaaaaaaattactatagGATTCTTTACAATTTAATCATTAATGCCCTAAATAAAAGATTAGCTACCATGTTGCGCTCCTTGTAAATGTCATTGATTGAGACGTGTTAGAGCTTTTCCAAAAATTGCCAGTTTTAGATTGTAATTTGGATTGTAAATGTGCcttttttgtgataatttgGATTAGTGTCTTTGAATCCCCTTCAATTTATATGTTGGACAGTTTTAGCTGATTAATTAGCCCATATTAAATATTGTTTAAATGCAAATGCTTTAGGCAATGATTGGTTTAGCTTCATTATTTCTAGTAATAAAACCTGCAGCtcgaaaattttttttttttctaccaTATCAATTAAAATGTGGGATCTTTTTTGTCATAAggtaattattttgtttggtgttggttgttaaacaaacaaaataaaaaagatttgtTTGGGGTTTGATGATTTTATCCTTTTGATTTGTAATAGATTACAAATTGGTCAAGAAATGGGGATAATATTCAAGTGCAGAAAGCTAAAAAGACGTTGACCAAGGCCAAAGTCTCATCAATCTTACTTTTGTTCGGAATGCCAGAGTACTTTTTCTCAAATACCTTTcattataaatttttgtttagaaacttttattttaaattcatttttgcACTTCCTCATTCCCAAATTCTAACTGCattctttataatttattttcatagcTCATAGGCCATCTTCCTTTATTAATTTTAGGAAATTCTGCATCCAACTCCTATATAGATGACTTTGGCACTTCGAATGCAGGATAATTGCTCTTAACTCATATTTatacaataaatatttatttgcatGCAGTGTTATAATGGGTGCGATCTTGGCACATGAGATGATGCATGCATGGTTAATTCTTAAAGGTTCGAataaaagatatttttttcttcatctatTTCTCTCGTAAtgaaatatcattttttttttctttgaatgataaattttttgttaagcTATTTTCCCCTCGTAATTAGTGAAATATATAGCCTATATTTTATTCTGTAAATGATGGTTTATGTACTTGTAAACAGTGGCGgactcagaaattttttagcggaggtgcaaaattgattaagtatgaaaaatggtcttttggaataatcattttctcaagataatttttggcggcttttattccttacacatcaaataagaaaacttgattttatgagattttagtatgaagtatatattgacttaatgagccattatttttagcctaaatcgtattttgcactaaaaccgatttttcatattttgatttggtaggaatttgattttctagtatttttatttgaatccaaatagggggtacttccttatttacattgtaaacttaagtaaatggagtaatataaaaataaattaaagtaaaaggacaaagacatttacttaaatgttgaaaatgaaaataagataatctgtacaccagttgagcaaaggagcaatttgaagcacctaCAATGGTTTTTTCAGCTAggggaggtgcagctgcacctccttgcgccttaaTGGATCCGCCTCTgcttgtaaattgtaataggtTGTAAGAAGTTGGATAGAAAAG
The Prunus dulcis chromosome 2, ALMONDv2, whole genome shotgun sequence DNA segment above includes these coding regions:
- the LOC117618134 gene encoding uncharacterized protein LOC117618134; this translates as MDIEFEARVKPLEYKLKAMSRESSSQKAGHVLDADLRSHWSTATNTKEWILLELNEPCLLSHIRIYNKSVLEWEISVGLRYKPETFVKVRPRCEAPRRDMIYPMNYTPCRYVRISCLRGNPIAIFFIQLIGVSVTGLEPEFQPVVNHLLPSIISHKQDAHDLHLQLLKDMTSRLLVFLPQLEADLNSFLDAAEPNLRFLAMLAGPFYPILNLGNERTAAKSSGNISDSEVSKHSQLSSALTVSSNFEPRRSRGTSPFVLSTSSSIVFRADAIFVLLRKAYKDSDLGIVCRMAARVLHKLIEPVAHEGSTPPGEVTYGDEAVKSEITNPAPLVDYSNFRPSDIVDDSFSQWKQPIVQQALSQIVATSCSSLYRPLLHACAGYLSSYSPSHGRGSYEDLV